A single window of Streptomyces cathayae DNA harbors:
- a CDS encoding homoserine dehydrogenase, which translates to MMRTRPLKVALLGCGVVGSEVARIMTTQADDLAARIGAPVELAGVAVRRPDRVREGIPAELVTTDATALVKRGDLDVVIEVIGGIEPARTLITTAFAHGASVVSANKALLAQDGAALHAAAEEHGKDLYYEAAVAGAIPLIRPLRESLAGDKVNRILGIVNGTTNFILDAMDTTGAGYQEALDEATALGYAEADPTADVEGFDAAAKAAILAGIAFHTRVRLDDVHREGMTEVTAADIASAKEMGCTIKLLAICERAGDGASVTARVHPAMIPLTHPLASVRGAYNAVFVESEAAGQLMFYGPGAGGAPTASAVLGDLVAVCRNRLGEATGPGESAYAALPVSPMGDVVTRYHISLDVADKPGVLAQVATVFAEHGVSIDTVRQQGKDGEASLVVVTHRASDAALGGTVEALRKLDTVRGVASIMRVEGE; encoded by the coding sequence ATGATGCGTACGCGTCCGCTGAAGGTGGCGCTGCTGGGCTGTGGAGTGGTCGGCTCAGAGGTGGCGCGCATCATGACGACGCAGGCCGACGACCTCGCCGCCCGCATCGGCGCCCCGGTGGAGCTCGCCGGGGTCGCCGTGCGGCGCCCCGACCGGGTGCGGGAGGGCATCCCGGCCGAGCTGGTCACCACCGACGCCACCGCCCTCGTCAAACGGGGCGACCTCGACGTCGTCATCGAGGTCATCGGCGGGATCGAGCCCGCGCGGACGCTGATCACCACCGCCTTCGCACACGGCGCGTCCGTGGTCTCCGCGAACAAGGCGCTGCTCGCCCAGGACGGTGCCGCGCTGCACGCCGCCGCCGAGGAGCACGGCAAGGACCTCTACTACGAGGCCGCCGTCGCCGGTGCCATCCCGCTGATCCGGCCGCTGCGAGAGTCGCTCGCGGGCGACAAGGTCAACCGGATCCTCGGCATCGTCAACGGGACGACGAACTTCATCCTCGACGCCATGGACACCACCGGCGCCGGCTACCAGGAGGCGCTCGACGAGGCCACGGCCCTCGGGTACGCGGAAGCCGACCCCACCGCCGACGTCGAGGGCTTCGACGCCGCCGCCAAGGCCGCCATCCTCGCCGGGATCGCCTTCCACACGCGGGTGCGGCTCGACGACGTCCACCGCGAGGGCATGACCGAGGTCACCGCCGCCGACATCGCCTCGGCCAAGGAGATGGGCTGCACCATCAAGCTGCTCGCCATCTGCGAGCGGGCCGGGGACGGCGCCTCCGTCACCGCGCGCGTGCATCCGGCGATGATCCCGCTCACCCACCCGCTGGCCTCGGTGCGCGGTGCCTACAACGCCGTGTTCGTGGAGTCGGAGGCCGCCGGGCAGCTGATGTTCTACGGGCCCGGCGCCGGCGGGGCGCCCACCGCCTCCGCCGTGCTCGGCGACCTCGTCGCCGTCTGCCGCAACCGGCTGGGCGAGGCCACCGGACCGGGCGAGTCCGCCTACGCGGCGCTGCCGGTCTCGCCGATGGGTGATGTCGTCACGCGGTACCACATCAGCCTCGACGTGGCCGACAAGCCGGGTGTTCTCGCCCAGGTCGCGACCGTGTTCGCGGAGCACGGGGTCTCGATCGACACGGTCCGCCAGCAGGGCAAGGACGGGGAGGCATCCCTCGTCGTCGTCACCCACCGTGCGTCCGACGCGGCCCTCGGCGGCACCGTCGAGGCGTTGCGCAAGCTCGACACCGTGCGCGGTGTCGCCAGCATCATGCGGGTTGAAGGAGAGTAA
- the lysA gene encoding diaminopimelate decarboxylase, with protein MSRSAHPAGPRYADVLPEGHYSAPPADLNALDPKVWAQTVGRDEDGVVIVGGISVTRLAEEFGTPAYILDETDFRARARAWRSAFGNDADVFYAGKAFLSRAVVRWLDEEGLNLDVCSGGELATALSAGMPADRIAFHGNNKSVAEIRRAVEAGVGRIVLDSFQEIVRVAHIAQSLGTRQRVQIRVTVGVEAHTHEFIATAHEDQKFGIPLAGGQAAEAVRRALRLDGLEVIGIHSHIGSQIFDMSGFEVAAHRVIGLLREIRDEHGVELPEIDLGGGLGIAYTSDDDPREPHEIAKALTEIVTRECEAARLSVPRISVEPGRAIVGPTAFTVYEVGTVKPLDGLRTYVSVDGGMSDNIRTALYDAEYSVALVSRRSDAEPMLSRVVGKHCESGDIVVRDAFLPADLAPGDLIAVPATGAYCRSMASNYNHVLRPPVVAVADGEARVIVRRETEEDLLRLDVG; from the coding sequence ATGAGCCGTTCCGCACACCCCGCCGGACCCCGCTACGCCGACGTCCTCCCCGAGGGGCACTATTCCGCGCCGCCCGCCGATCTCAACGCCCTCGACCCGAAGGTGTGGGCGCAGACCGTCGGCCGTGACGAGGACGGTGTGGTCATCGTCGGCGGGATCTCCGTGACGCGGCTCGCCGAGGAGTTCGGGACCCCCGCCTACATCCTCGACGAGACCGACTTCCGCGCCCGCGCGCGGGCCTGGCGCAGTGCCTTCGGGAACGACGCCGACGTGTTCTACGCCGGTAAGGCGTTCCTCTCCCGGGCCGTCGTGCGGTGGCTCGACGAGGAGGGGCTGAACCTCGACGTCTGCTCCGGCGGGGAACTGGCCACCGCCCTGTCCGCCGGTATGCCCGCCGACCGGATCGCCTTCCACGGCAACAACAAGTCCGTGGCGGAGATCCGCCGGGCCGTCGAGGCCGGTGTCGGGCGGATCGTGCTCGACTCCTTCCAGGAGATCGTCCGGGTCGCGCACATCGCGCAGTCGCTCGGCACCCGGCAGCGGGTGCAGATCCGGGTCACCGTCGGCGTCGAGGCGCACACCCACGAGTTCATCGCCACCGCCCACGAGGACCAGAAGTTCGGGATCCCGCTCGCCGGCGGGCAGGCCGCCGAGGCCGTGCGGCGGGCGCTCCGGCTGGACGGGCTGGAGGTCATCGGGATCCACTCGCACATCGGGTCGCAGATCTTCGACATGTCGGGGTTCGAGGTCGCCGCGCACCGGGTCATCGGGCTGCTCAGGGAAATCCGTGACGAGCATGGGGTCGAGCTGCCCGAGATCGACCTCGGGGGCGGCCTCGGCATCGCCTACACCAGCGACGACGACCCCCGCGAGCCGCACGAGATCGCCAAGGCGCTGACCGAGATCGTCACCCGGGAGTGCGAGGCCGCCCGTCTCAGTGTCCCGCGCATCTCCGTGGAGCCGGGACGCGCCATCGTCGGGCCGACCGCCTTCACGGTGTACGAGGTCGGTACCGTCAAGCCGCTGGACGGCCTGCGCACCTACGTCTCCGTCGACGGCGGGATGTCGGACAACATCCGCACCGCGCTGTACGACGCCGAGTACAGCGTCGCCCTCGTCTCCCGCCGCTCCGACGCCGAGCCGATGCTCAGCCGGGTCGTCGGCAAGCACTGCGAGAGCGGGGACATCGTGGTGCGCGACGCCTTCCTGCCGGCGGACCTGGCGCCGGGCGACCTGATCGCCGTACCGGCCACCGGGGCGTACTGCCGGTCGATGGCCAGCAACTACAACCACGTTCTCCGCCCGCCCGTCGTCGCCGTCGCGGACGGCGAGGCACGGGTGATCGTCCGGCGCGAGACCGAGGAGGACCTCCTCCGCCTCGACGTCGGGTGA
- the nrtL gene encoding ArgS-related anticodon-binding protein NrtL, protein MTPVELSRTVLHAVRRAVDAGELRVTVPERVALAPPGPGGCGEYATNVALQLAGPAGHTPRHVAEVLRARLLQDGQDGGISDVVVTGPGFINISLRGAAPAALVEEILRAGSAGSTPYGHRYGASGERVLLHGAAEVRALVQVDALARILRSQGVEVRTRCDAAVSAPEWDAVLDGLGVVLDGAGDGDPYDAPRVEVRPVPAPGDPLPLGRDAARWALLRPAAHDRPRITGEHLVQREDNPLFRVRYAHARTRALLRNAADLGFAPEPGPVDVSGTRPLLAALADHPRVLAAAARHRAPDRLARHLVTVADATQPLLPTVLPLGEEKPSAAHRARLALAEAAGTVLAGGLFLLGIDAPDHL, encoded by the coding sequence GTGACCCCCGTCGAGCTCTCCCGCACCGTGCTGCACGCGGTGCGTCGTGCTGTCGACGCAGGGGAGCTGCGGGTGACCGTTCCCGAGCGGGTCGCCCTCGCGCCGCCGGGACCCGGGGGCTGCGGGGAGTACGCCACCAACGTCGCGCTTCAGCTGGCCGGCCCGGCCGGGCACACGCCCCGGCACGTCGCCGAGGTGCTGCGGGCCCGGCTCCTTCAGGACGGCCAGGACGGCGGCATCAGTGACGTCGTCGTCACCGGGCCCGGGTTCATCAACATCAGTCTGCGGGGGGCCGCTCCCGCCGCCCTCGTGGAGGAGATCCTGCGGGCCGGGAGCGCCGGCAGCACTCCTTACGGGCATCGGTACGGTGCGAGCGGGGAGCGGGTGCTGCTGCACGGGGCCGCCGAGGTGCGTGCCCTGGTGCAGGTCGACGCCCTCGCGCGCATCCTGCGGTCCCAGGGTGTGGAGGTGCGGACCAGGTGCGATGCGGCGGTCTCCGCGCCCGAGTGGGATGCCGTTCTGGACGGCCTGGGGGTCGTCCTCGACGGCGCCGGCGACGGTGACCCGTACGACGCCCCCCGGGTCGAGGTCCGGCCCGTGCCCGCTCCCGGTGACCCGCTGCCCCTCGGCCGGGACGCCGCGCGGTGGGCGTTGCTCCGGCCCGCGGCGCACGACCGGCCCCGGATCACCGGCGAGCACCTGGTCCAGCGGGAGGACAACCCCCTCTTCCGGGTGCGCTACGCCCACGCCCGTACCCGTGCCCTCCTGCGCAACGCCGCCGACCTCGGGTTCGCTCCCGAGCCCGGCCCCGTCGACGTGAGCGGAACCCGGCCCCTGCTCGCCGCCCTCGCCGACCACCCCCGCGTCCTGGCCGCTGCTGCCCGGCACCGTGCCCCCGACCGGCTCGCCCGGCACCTCGTCACCGTCGCCGATGCCACGCAGCCCCTGCTCCCCACCGTGCTGCCCCTCGGTGAGGAGAAACCCTCGGCCGCCCACCGCGCCCGGCTCGCGCTCGCCGAAGCCGCCGGGACGGTGCTGGCCGGCGGCCTGTTCCTGCTCGGCATCGACGCACCCGACCATCTGTGA
- a CDS encoding response regulator, giving the protein MGARGAPLGVEVRKTRTRWPVSTYSRVVPGASRRVLVVDDNKVIRQLIRVNLELEGIEVVTAADGAECLEVVHQVRPDLVTLDVAMPRLDGLRTAARLRSDPRTRELPLAIISACTQYEVESGLEAGVDAFLAKPFEPSELVRVVGQLIERRRCGGNGGDGGRSGGRGTGGAERAAGHAGG; this is encoded by the coding sequence CTGGGTGCTCGCGGGGCACCCCTGGGGGTGGAAGTGCGGAAAACGCGGACGCGGTGGCCGGTCTCGACCTACTCTCGAGTGGTGCCAGGGGCGTCGCGCCGGGTTCTTGTTGTGGACGACAACAAGGTCATCCGGCAGTTGATCAGGGTCAATCTCGAGCTTGAGGGCATCGAGGTCGTGACCGCGGCCGATGGTGCCGAGTGTCTGGAAGTCGTCCATCAGGTGCGGCCCGACCTCGTCACCCTCGATGTCGCCATGCCGCGGCTGGACGGGCTCAGGACGGCGGCCCGGTTGCGTTCCGATCCCCGTACCCGTGAGCTTCCGCTCGCCATCATCAGTGCCTGTACCCAGTACGAGGTCGAGAGCGGGCTCGAGGCCGGGGTCGACGCCTTCCTCGCCAAGCCTTTCGAGCCCAGTGAACTCGTACGCGTCGTCGGGCAGTTGATAGAGCGGCGGCGATGCGGGGGTAACGGGGGCGACGGGGGCAGGAGCGGTGGTCGTGGTACCGGGGGCGCCGAGCGGGCCGCCGGGCACGCCGGGGGGTAG
- a CDS encoding cupin domain-containing protein produces the protein MSDTRTAVSKVLTTSGRCALSNDYEVKLAKLKGEFVWHTHEDTDELFLGISGRLTIQLRDGDVTLEPGELFVVPRGVEHCPVADEETAILLLEPAGVLNTGDAGGPLTKAAEALY, from the coding sequence ATGAGCGACACCAGGACAGCAGTCTCCAAAGTGCTCACGACTTCGGGACGGTGTGCCCTCTCCAACGACTACGAGGTCAAGCTGGCCAAGCTGAAGGGTGAATTCGTCTGGCACACCCACGAGGACACCGACGAACTGTTCCTCGGCATCAGCGGCCGGCTCACCATCCAGCTCAGGGACGGCGACGTCACGCTCGAACCGGGCGAGCTGTTCGTGGTGCCCCGCGGTGTCGAACACTGCCCCGTGGCCGACGAGGAGACCGCCATCCTGCTGCTGGAACCGGCAGGGGTCCTCAACACAGGTGACGCGGGTGGGCCACTGACCAAAGCCGCCGAGGCCTTGTACTGA
- a CDS encoding M28 family metallopeptidase: MNARNRRTTVVAVSVAGLITPLLLIGSGTASAHSDPAKEAAKLAKKLVKKSDAKDAHEHLRQFQRIADKNGNTRVAGSKGHRQSAEYVEGLLRKAGYSVTRNAFDFPFTETLAQSLRVVSPQQQDVPVTAMTYSASSPVGGITAPVAVVPVDDTTGCEPGDYASGTFTGKIALIKRGGCTFAEKQEAAAGAGAAGAIIYNNTEGALSGTLGDPSVAKIPAGGVTQADGEALAAKAAAGEVTVNLEIRTFSETRRTYNVIAETKGGKADNVVMFGAHLDSVADGPGINDNGSGSAGILDVALNLAHEKTGNKVRFAWWSAEEFGLLGSEAYVGSLSAADRAKIKLYLNFDMIASPNYAQFVYDGDDSDRVGAGPGPEGSAQLERQITDYLDSRRIPYEGTDFTGRSDYGPFIEVGIPSGGTFTGAEGIKTAEQAKAYGGKAGVAYDACYHAACDNLKNISMKAFDVNIDVIANAVGRYAWDTSPLSKPVAPRNTEGSAGSGGGLHEGHGHEVTE; the protein is encoded by the coding sequence TTGAACGCTCGGAACCGCCGCACCACGGTAGTCGCCGTATCCGTCGCAGGGCTCATAACGCCGCTGCTGCTGATCGGTTCGGGCACCGCCTCCGCCCACAGCGACCCTGCCAAGGAGGCTGCCAAGCTCGCGAAGAAGCTCGTCAAGAAGAGCGACGCCAAGGATGCCCACGAGCATCTGAGACAGTTCCAGCGGATCGCCGACAAGAACGGGAACACCCGGGTGGCCGGGTCGAAGGGGCACCGGCAGTCGGCCGAGTACGTCGAAGGCCTGCTGCGGAAGGCCGGGTACTCGGTGACCCGGAACGCGTTCGACTTCCCGTTCACCGAGACGCTGGCGCAGAGCCTGCGGGTGGTGTCGCCGCAGCAGCAGGACGTTCCGGTGACCGCCATGACGTACTCCGCCAGCAGCCCGGTCGGCGGCATCACCGCACCGGTCGCGGTGGTGCCGGTCGACGACACCACCGGCTGCGAGCCGGGGGACTACGCCTCCGGGACGTTCACCGGCAAGATCGCGCTGATCAAGCGCGGCGGCTGCACCTTCGCGGAGAAGCAGGAGGCCGCCGCCGGCGCGGGCGCGGCCGGCGCGATCATCTACAACAACACCGAGGGCGCGCTCAGCGGCACCCTGGGAGACCCGTCCGTCGCCAAGATCCCGGCAGGCGGCGTCACCCAGGCGGACGGCGAGGCGCTCGCGGCCAAGGCCGCCGCCGGCGAGGTGACCGTCAACCTGGAGATCCGCACCTTCTCGGAGACCCGGCGCACCTACAACGTGATCGCCGAGACCAAGGGCGGCAAGGCCGACAACGTGGTGATGTTCGGTGCCCACCTGGACTCGGTGGCGGACGGCCCGGGCATCAACGACAACGGCTCCGGCTCCGCCGGCATCCTCGACGTGGCCCTGAACCTCGCCCACGAGAAGACCGGGAACAAGGTGCGCTTCGCCTGGTGGTCGGCCGAGGAGTTCGGCCTGCTGGGCTCGGAGGCGTACGTCGGCAGCCTCTCGGCGGCGGACCGCGCGAAGATCAAGCTGTACCTGAACTTCGACATGATCGCCTCGCCCAACTACGCCCAGTTCGTCTACGACGGCGACGACTCCGACCGGGTCGGAGCCGGCCCCGGCCCGGAGGGCTCGGCGCAGCTGGAGCGGCAGATCACCGACTACCTGGACAGCCGACGCATCCCGTACGAGGGCACCGACTTCACCGGCCGGTCGGACTACGGGCCGTTCATCGAGGTGGGCATCCCCTCGGGCGGCACCTTCACCGGTGCCGAGGGCATCAAGACGGCCGAGCAGGCGAAGGCGTACGGCGGCAAGGCCGGTGTCGCGTACGACGCCTGCTACCACGCCGCCTGCGACAACCTGAAGAACATCAGCATGAAGGCGTTCGACGTCAACATCGACGTCATCGCCAACGCGGTGGGCCGGTACGCCTGGGACACCAGCCCGCTGAGCAAGCCGGTGGCGCCGCGGAACACCGAGGGTTCGGCGGGCAGCGGCGGCGGCCTGCACGAGGGCCACGGCCACGAGGTCACCGAGTAA
- a CDS encoding SulP family inorganic anion transporter produces MSSPLSAALEPRMSKPDWLASPKVLRTEVLAGLVVALALIPEAISFSIIAGVDPGVGLFASFTMAVVISVVGGRKAMISAATGAVALVIAPLNREHGLGYLVAAVILAGVFQVVLGALGVAKLMRFVPRSVMVGFVNALAVLIFMAQVPEVRDVPWAVYPLVVAGLALMVFFPKVTQTVPAPLVSIVVLTVITVAAGIAVPTVGDRGELPSSLPVPGLPDVPFTMDTLTLIAPYALAMALVGLMESLMTAKLVDDITDTHSDKTRESVGQGIANIVTGFFGGMGGCAMIGQTMINVRVSGARTRLSTFLAGAFLMVLCIVFGPVVSDIPMAALVAVMVMVSVATFDWHSVRPKTLKRMPPGETVVMATTVIVVVATHNLAVGVVVGSVTAMVIFAKRVAHLADVSGVVDPDGTQVVYSVTGELFFASSNDLVHQFDYKGDPDDVVIDLSGTHIWDASSVAALDAIETKYARRGKKVTVTGLNEPSAHMRRRLAGQLTDSH; encoded by the coding sequence ATGTCCTCACCGCTGTCCGCAGCCCTCGAACCGCGCATGTCCAAGCCCGACTGGCTCGCTTCCCCCAAGGTCCTCCGTACCGAGGTGCTGGCCGGGCTGGTCGTGGCCCTGGCCCTGATCCCGGAGGCCATCTCCTTCTCGATCATCGCCGGCGTCGACCCCGGCGTCGGCCTGTTCGCCTCGTTCACCATGGCGGTCGTCATATCCGTCGTGGGCGGCCGCAAGGCGATGATCTCCGCCGCCACCGGCGCGGTCGCCCTCGTCATCGCCCCCCTCAACCGCGAGCACGGACTGGGGTACCTGGTCGCCGCCGTCATCCTGGCCGGTGTCTTCCAGGTGGTTCTGGGGGCCCTCGGCGTGGCGAAGCTCATGCGGTTCGTGCCCCGCTCGGTGATGGTCGGCTTCGTCAACGCGCTCGCCGTCCTGATCTTCATGGCCCAGGTGCCGGAGGTGCGCGACGTCCCCTGGGCGGTCTACCCGCTCGTCGTCGCCGGCCTGGCCCTCATGGTGTTCTTCCCGAAGGTCACCCAGACCGTTCCGGCGCCGCTGGTCTCCATCGTGGTGCTGACCGTGATCACCGTCGCCGCCGGCATCGCGGTCCCCACGGTCGGCGACCGGGGCGAACTGCCGTCCTCCCTGCCCGTCCCCGGCCTGCCGGACGTGCCCTTCACCATGGACACGCTGACCCTCATCGCCCCGTACGCGCTCGCCATGGCGCTGGTGGGACTGATGGAGTCGCTGATGACGGCCAAGCTCGTCGACGACATCACCGACACCCACTCCGACAAGACCCGCGAGTCCGTCGGCCAGGGCATCGCCAACATCGTCACCGGGTTCTTCGGCGGCATGGGCGGCTGCGCCATGATCGGCCAGACGATGATCAACGTCCGTGTCTCCGGCGCCCGGACCCGCCTGTCCACGTTCCTGGCCGGCGCCTTCCTGATGGTGCTGTGCATCGTCTTCGGGCCCGTCGTCTCCGACATCCCCATGGCCGCCCTCGTCGCCGTCATGGTCATGGTGTCGGTGGCCACCTTCGACTGGCACTCCGTCCGGCCCAAGACCCTCAAGCGCATGCCGCCGGGCGAGACCGTGGTCATGGCGACCACCGTGATCGTCGTGGTCGCCACCCACAACCTCGCCGTCGGCGTCGTCGTCGGCTCCGTCACCGCGATGGTCATCTTCGCCAAGCGGGTGGCCCATCTGGCCGACGTCTCCGGGGTGGTCGACCCCGACGGCACACAGGTCGTCTACTCGGTCACCGGCGAACTGTTCTTCGCCTCCTCCAACGACCTGGTCCATCAGTTCGACTACAAGGGCGACCCGGACGACGTGGTCATCGACCTCTCCGGCACCCACATCTGGGACGCCTCGTCCGTGGCCGCCCTGGACGCCATCGAGACCAAGTACGCCCGACGGGGCAAGAAGGTCACCGTCACGGGCCTCAACGAGCCCAGCGCCCACATGCGCCGACGCCTGGCCGGACAACTCACCGACAGCCACTGA
- a CDS encoding CBS domain-containing protein — MTTRIRDVMSPGTAAVEPMTTVARAARLMREQDIGDVLVTYDCDLFGMLTDRDIVIRALAEGLDPAATSVGSVCTRPPVVTLAPDDSTDHAIELMRRYAVRRLPVVERGGCPVGIVSLGDLATTEDPRSALADVSRAAPNR; from the coding sequence ATGACCACGCGGATACGTGACGTGATGTCGCCCGGCACCGCCGCCGTCGAGCCCATGACCACGGTGGCGCGAGCCGCCCGGCTGATGCGCGAGCAGGACATCGGCGATGTCCTGGTGACGTACGACTGTGATCTGTTCGGCATGCTCACCGACCGGGACATCGTGATCCGGGCCCTCGCCGAGGGCCTCGACCCCGCGGCCACGTCCGTCGGCTCGGTGTGCACCCGCCCGCCGGTGGTGACCCTGGCGCCGGACGACAGCACCGATCACGCGATCGAGCTGATGCGGCGGTACGCGGTGCGCCGCCTGCCGGTGGTGGAGCGCGGTGGCTGCCCGGTCGGCATCGTCAGTCTCGGCGACCTCGCCACCACCGAGGACCCGCGCTCGGCCCTGGCGGACGTCAGCAGGGCCGCCCCCAACCGTTGA
- a CDS encoding DUF6343 family protein has product MRDEDPDATTREAPRARSGAIGGRWPRTGTEPVTARSPLRLRLLLAGAFLPLFTAAAVLFGLWAAESGPGDSPGRGALVMLTVVCGVLALSAAVDLWVVLRRLRREREAGASR; this is encoded by the coding sequence GTGCGCGACGAAGACCCCGACGCGACCACTCGGGAGGCGCCGAGGGCGCGCTCCGGGGCGATCGGCGGGCGGTGGCCGCGGACGGGCACCGAACCGGTCACCGCCCGCAGTCCGCTCCGGCTGCGGCTGCTGCTGGCGGGTGCCTTCCTGCCGCTCTTCACCGCGGCGGCCGTGCTCTTCGGCCTCTGGGCCGCGGAATCCGGGCCCGGCGACAGCCCCGGCCGCGGCGCGCTGGTCATGCTCACGGTCGTCTGCGGTGTGCTCGCCCTGTCGGCGGCGGTCGATCTGTGGGTCGTGCTCCGTCGGCTGCGGCGCGAGCGGGAAGCCGGCGCCTCACGGTAG
- a CDS encoding dienelactone hydrolase family protein, which yields MISRVCTVPVGDIELTGDLDVPAPARAVVLFAHGSGSSRHSPRNRAVAAELRTAGLGTLLIDLLTEEEERRDTVTGEHRFDIALLARRLVASIDWLEVLPETLDLPVALFGASTGAGAALVAAAERPARVLTVVSRGGRPDLAGDALESVRMPVLLIVGGRDDQVIRLNQEAARRLGGPHTLRVVPGATHLFEEPGALEQVAETASRWCDERLRSAAG from the coding sequence ATGATCTCCCGAGTGTGCACGGTGCCCGTCGGCGACATCGAGCTGACGGGCGACCTCGACGTGCCGGCGCCCGCACGGGCGGTCGTGCTGTTCGCGCACGGCAGCGGCAGCTCCCGGCACAGCCCGCGCAACCGCGCGGTCGCCGCCGAACTGCGTACCGCGGGGCTCGGCACCCTGCTGATCGACCTGCTCACCGAGGAGGAGGAGCGGCGCGACACGGTGACCGGCGAGCACCGCTTCGACATCGCCCTGCTGGCCCGCCGTCTGGTGGCCTCGATCGACTGGCTCGAGGTCCTGCCCGAGACCCTGGACCTTCCCGTCGCCCTGTTCGGCGCCAGCACCGGTGCGGGCGCGGCCCTGGTCGCCGCCGCCGAGCGGCCCGCCCGGGTGCTGACCGTGGTGTCGCGCGGTGGACGGCCGGATCTGGCGGGCGACGCCCTGGAATCCGTACGGATGCCGGTCCTGCTGATCGTCGGCGGACGGGACGACCAGGTGATACGGCTCAACCAGGAGGCGGCCCGCAGGCTGGGCGGTCCGCACACCCTGCGGGTCGTACCGGGCGCCACCCACCTGTTCGAGGAGCCCGGCGCGCTGGAACAGGTCGCCGAGACCGCCAGCCGGTGGTGCGACGAACGCCTGCGGTCCGCGGCCGGCTGA